One stretch of Vulpes lagopus strain Blue_001 chromosome 12, ASM1834538v1, whole genome shotgun sequence DNA includes these proteins:
- the LOC121474031 gene encoding translation initiation factor IF-2-like: protein MPAAPGSWERGKWSVPRDPAAAAWRLQTAHLPAALGTLSRASFQNPSPRGANQRFLREAAPAGTGTLRPGTQVAPGLCWLRGDTSALEPPRTAPLRPCSPAPRPAGVEVKQASGGTGAHPGLPHPAAPADHTPPTPRPRPGPRATRPQPVTSALVYCHEQLSFAALSLRNSHLTGRRVGVGGPAPPRRPGQLLPARSLLRLLGNAPRGVWLAARGKPGPETRDGPQRSPIRRGG, encoded by the exons ATGCCGGCAGCTCCTGGAAGCTGGGAAAGGGGGAAATGGAGTGTCCCCCGGGATCCTGCTGCAGCGGCCTGGCGTCTCCAGACCG CCCACCTGCCGGCTGCCCTGGGGACCCTGTCCCGAGCCTCCTTCCAGAACCCCTCACCCCGGGGAGCCAACCAGCGCTTCCTCCGGGAAGCCGCGCCGGCAGGGACAGGGACCTTGCGTCCTGGGACTCAGGTGGCCCCTGGTCTGTGCTGGCTGCGGGGCGACACGAGTGCGCTGGAGCCTCCCCGCACTGCACCCCTGCGCCCCTGCtccccagcgccccgccccgcTGGTGTGGAGGTCAAGCAGGCCTCGGGCGGGACCGGGGCGCACCCAGGTCTCCCCCACCCCGCGGCACCAGCCGAccacaccccacccaccccccgcccccgccccgggccccgagcCACCAGGCCGCAGCCGGTCACCTCTGCACTTGTTTATTGTCATGAACAGTTGTCGTTCGCTGCGCTTTCACTCCGCAATTCTCATTTG ACCGGCCGCCGCGTGGGTGtgggcggccccgcgcccccccgccggCCCGGGCAGCTCCTCCCGGCGCGGTCCCTCCTTCG CCTGCTTGGAAATGCCCCCCGGGGCGTGTGGCTTGCAGCCAGGGGGAAGCCCGGCCCAGAGACCCGCGATGGGCCCCAGCGCTCCCCCATCCGCCGGGGCGGCTGA
- the CHMP6 gene encoding charged multivesicular body protein 6 gives MGNLFGRKKQSRVTEQDKAVLQLKQQRDKLKQYQKRITQQLEREREIARQLLRDGKKDRAKLLLKKKRYREQLLDKTENQISSLETMVQSIEFTQIEMKVVEGLQIGNECLKKMHQVMSIEEVERILEETQEAVEYQRQIDELLAGSFTQEDEDAILEELNAITQEQIKLPEVPSEPLPTKEPEKVPIKARPKQVDLVAAS, from the exons ATGGGCAACCTGTTCGGCCGCAAGAAGCAGAGCCGGGTCACCGAGCAGGACAAGGCCGTGCTG CAACTAAAGCAGCAGCGGGATAAGCTGAAGCAGTACCAGAAGAGGATCACCCAGCAGCTGGAGAGGGAGCGGGAGATCGCGAGGCAGCTCCTACGGGACGGGAAGAAGGA CCGCGCCAAGCTGCTGCTCAAGAAGAAGCGGTATCGGGAGCAGCTTCTGGACAAGACAGAGAACCAGATCAGCAGCCTGGAAACGATG GTCCAGAGCATTGAGTTCACCCAGATTGAAATGAAGGTGGTGGAAGGGCTGCAGATCGGAAATGAGTGTCTGAAGAAGATGCACCAG GTGATGTCCATAGAAGAAGTGGAGCGGATACTGGAGGAGACCCAGGAAGCCGTGGAGTACCAGCGG CAAATAGATGAACTATTGGCAGGAAGCTTCACTCAGGAGGATGAAGATGCCATCCTGGAGGAGCTGAATGCAATTACTCAG GAGCAGATAAAGCTCCCAGAGGTTCCTTCGGAGCCCCTTCCCACAAAGGAACCAG AAAAAGTCCCCATCAAGGCCAGGCCCAAGCAGGTGGACCTGGTGGCAGCCTCCTAA